Proteins found in one Sorghum bicolor cultivar BTx623 chromosome 1, Sorghum_bicolor_NCBIv3, whole genome shotgun sequence genomic segment:
- the LOC8067868 gene encoding protein TIFY 11e, producing MAAAAPWSGSNTATTTTTSRFAAACGALSQYVKAAEAERTTRTRPPAAVRPLPLMPGADVDQDHDEQPETAAAQLTIVYGGRALVLDDVTADKAADLLRLAAAARGGTEQLPLSSVADLLLPVARKASLQRFIEKRKDRVAAGPVTHATISRSRCDLTKRVSALARGCCAEEAQLSRWGIEISDSV from the coding sequence ATGGCGGCGGCAGCACCTTGGTCAGGAAGCAACACAgctacgacgacgacgaccagcCGGTTCGCGGCTGCGTGCGGCGCGCTGAGCCAGTACGTCAAGgcggcggaggccgagaggacgacgcgcacgcggccgccggcggcggtgcGGCCCCTGCCCCTCATGCCGGGCGCCGACGTTGACCAGGACCATGATGAACAGCCGGaaacggcggcggcgcagctAACCATCGTGTACGGCGGGCGGGCGCTGGTGCTCGACGATGTCACGGCGGACAAGGCGGCGGACCTGCTGCGGctcgccgcggcggcgcggggaGGCACGGAACAGCTGCCTCTCTCCTCGGTCGCCGACCTACTACTACCCGTGGCCAGGAAGGCGTCGTTGCAGCGGTTCATAGAGAAGCGCAAGGACAGGGTCGCCGCCGGCCCGGTGACCCACGCGACCATCTCACGCTCGCGCTGTGATCTCACAAAGAGAGTCTCGGCGTTAGCTAGAGGATGCTGTGCTGAAGAAGCTCAACTCAGCCGGTGGGGAATAGAAATCTCCGACTCTGTATGA